A genomic window from Candidatus Latescibacterota bacterium includes:
- a CDS encoding DNA-directed RNA polymerase subunit alpha — translation MKWRNLLMPKEIVMDQSTATPKYASFMVEPLERGFGNTIGNALRRTLLSSIQGAAVTAVKADKVLHEFSTIKGVKEDVTDIVLNLKQLIVVMHCDDPRFLTLETNKKGEITAADIQENPEIEILNKDLVIATCTEKAKVRMEILIGHGRGYVGSETHNLEDYDIGLIPMDSNFSPVTKVNYSVKDTRVGQKTDYDSLTLEITTNGSASPEDALGFASKILKDHMLLFIHFEEEPEEEIEEVVNEEQEKMKELLGRSVDELELSVRSSNCLKAANIKSLGELVPKSESDMLKYRNFGRKSLKEIADILDGMGLHLGMDMNDLLGGETENSEEKK, via the coding sequence ATGAAATGGCGTAACCTTTTAATGCCGAAAGAAATCGTGATGGATCAGTCCACCGCGACTCCGAAGTACGCAAGTTTTATGGTGGAACCGCTCGAGCGCGGATTCGGTAATACCATCGGTAACGCGCTCAGGCGCACGCTGCTCTCTTCCATACAGGGTGCGGCTGTTACCGCGGTCAAGGCCGATAAAGTGCTCCATGAGTTCAGTACTATCAAGGGTGTCAAGGAAGACGTTACGGATATCGTGCTCAACCTGAAGCAGCTCATCGTCGTCATGCATTGTGATGATCCGAGATTTCTGACTCTCGAGACTAACAAGAAGGGCGAGATCACTGCCGCCGACATCCAGGAAAACCCGGAGATCGAGATACTGAACAAGGATCTCGTTATCGCGACGTGTACGGAGAAGGCCAAGGTCAGGATGGAGATCCTCATCGGCCATGGACGTGGATACGTAGGTTCGGAGACCCACAATCTCGAAGACTACGATATCGGGCTAATCCCGATGGACTCCAATTTCAGCCCTGTGACCAAGGTCAACTACTCGGTCAAGGACACCAGGGTCGGACAGAAGACGGATTACGATTCGCTGACACTGGAGATCACGACGAATGGAAGCGCTAGCCCCGAGGACGCTCTCGGGTTTGCGTCCAAGATCCTCAAGGATCACATGCTTCTCTTCATACATTTTGAAGAAGAGCCTGAAGAAGAAATAGAAGAAGTCGTCAATGAGGAACAGGAAAAGATGAAGGAACTCCTCGGCAGGAGTGTCGATGAACTCGAGCTTTCCGTACGTTCTTCGAACTGCCTCAAGGCTGCAAATATCAAATCACTTGGCGAGCTGGTACCGAAGTCGGAGAGCGATATGCTCAAATACCGGAACTTCGGCCGCAAGAGTCTCAAGGAGATCGCTGATATTCTCGACGGTATGGGGCTTCACCTGGGCATGGATATGAATGACCTGCTCGGCGGTGAAACAGAGAATTCAGAGGAGAAGAAGTAA
- the infA gene encoding translation initiation factor IF-1: MAKQKGIPVEGTVVEALPNAMFRVELENKHIVLAHVSGKMRMHFIRILPGDRVALELSPYDLGRGRITYRYK, encoded by the coding sequence ATGGCCAAGCAGAAAGGAATACCGGTAGAGGGAACTGTCGTAGAGGCGCTGCCTAATGCTATGTTCAGGGTAGAACTCGAGAACAAGCATATTGTGCTTGCCCATGTCTCTGGAAAGATGCGGATGCATTTCATCCGGATCCTGCCGGGTGACAGGGTGGCACTGGAGCTGAGTCCCTACGATCTGGGAAGAGGACGGATAACTTACCGGTATAAATGA
- the rpmD gene encoding 50S ribosomal protein L30: protein MAKKLKITQVRSIIHSQEKKHKVVMESLGFKRNYRTLYKNDNPQIRGMLEKVRHLVAVVEIDEKDIPAPVKKTAGFTVIEAARPDAGAPAEAAGADEEE, encoded by the coding sequence ATGGCGAAGAAATTGAAAATCACACAAGTGCGGAGCATCATCCACTCTCAGGAGAAGAAGCACAAGGTAGTGATGGAGTCTCTGGGGTTCAAGAGGAACTATCGCACGTTGTATAAGAACGACAATCCACAGATCAGGGGAATGCTTGAAAAAGTGCGTCACCTTGTGGCCGTGGTAGAGATCGACGAGAAGGATATTCCTGCCCCCGTGAAGAAGACGGCCGGTTTTACCGTGATTGAAGCGGCCAGGCCTGATGCCGGAGCACCGGCTGAAGCTGCCGGGGCTGACGAAGAGGAATAA
- a CDS encoding FAD-binding oxidoreductase: protein MNRKNIDKAEASPGIETPASAAETVDLFRRFNDKKKHGQDIRVCIQDSPFCPADQSDHFLLSSGSMNEISEVSRKDMLAVCGGGVTLAELRRSVEAEGLFFPYDPELASSDLTIGALVMDGGVSRYEREYGRLRESILSIEIVTPAGDLIHTGSRSIKDVAGYELAGLFTGGGGQYGLITSVTLRLLPVNSAISEIVVTGERSRLEGIESGMYKFLSFDLRGPLALPGPPAFGWSSLAPHRNIVIWPESSGAGPGESCRDEEEILRYVKENFSPGARFRGGYIEASGEGIAIRRVRPDDSAGGLAGLSAKLEKGAAISKISCRIRRLFDPEGIIDDGFADD, encoded by the coding sequence GTGAACCGCAAGAATATCGACAAGGCAGAAGCCTCCCCGGGCATAGAAACTCCGGCAAGCGCCGCCGAGACTGTCGATCTGTTCAGAAGATTCAATGACAAGAAGAAACACGGACAGGATATCCGTGTCTGCATTCAGGACAGTCCTTTCTGTCCCGCGGATCAAAGTGATCATTTCCTTCTTTCCAGCGGCAGTATGAATGAGATCAGTGAAGTCTCCAGGAAAGATATGCTCGCTGTATGCGGAGGAGGAGTCACTCTCGCAGAGCTGCGAAGATCAGTCGAAGCCGAAGGTCTGTTCTTCCCCTATGATCCTGAGCTTGCTTCGTCTGATCTGACTATTGGCGCTCTCGTGATGGATGGGGGAGTGTCGAGGTATGAAAGGGAGTACGGCCGGTTGAGGGAATCGATCCTTTCTATAGAGATCGTGACTCCTGCTGGAGATCTGATCCATACGGGGTCGCGGAGCATTAAAGATGTTGCAGGATACGAGCTCGCGGGCCTTTTTACTGGAGGGGGAGGTCAGTATGGATTGATCACCTCCGTGACCCTGAGGCTGCTTCCTGTCAATTCCGCTATTTCGGAGATAGTTGTCACGGGCGAAAGATCCAGGCTCGAAGGAATAGAATCGGGGATGTATAAATTCCTGTCTTTTGATCTGAGAGGACCTTTGGCGCTTCCTGGACCACCGGCATTCGGCTGGTCGTCTCTCGCTCCTCACAGAAATATCGTCATATGGCCCGAATCTTCCGGGGCTGGCCCGGGAGAGAGCTGCCGCGACGAGGAAGAGATATTAAGATATGTGAAAGAGAACTTTTCCCCGGGCGCGAGGTTTCGGGGAGGGTATATAGAGGCCTCCGGCGAAGGAATCGCCATTCGGAGAGTTAGACCGGATGACAGCGCGGGAGGGTTGGCCGGGCTTTCAGCAAAACTGGAAAAAGGTGCTGCCATTTCGAAAATATCATGCAGGATCAGGAGACTCTTCGATCCTGAGGGGATAATAGATGACGGGTTCGCAGATGATTGA
- the secY gene encoding preprotein translocase subunit SecY, with translation MLKKFQDIFSIPELKKRILFTIGLLIIYRIGGHITAPGVNPLALKAFFQTQSGTIFALYDLFAGGNLSRATIFALGIMPYISASIIIQLLQAVIPYFEKLAKEGEEGRKKITQYTRYGTVGLAIIQSFGIAIFLQNLNVGGAPVVTMANLPFKLLTMITLTAGTIFVMWLGEQISERGIGNGISLIIMVGILARYPTDFLNTWRAISLGNMTPFRMIFFAAIMVMVVASVILITQGQRRIPVQYAKRIVGRRVYGGRSQYIPLRVNTAGVIPIIFAQSILMFPTTIASFFNVGFLEGIQQWLAPSSWLYVTIYSLIIIFFTYFYTAIILNPVDLADNMQKYGGFIPGIRPGKRTSDYIDRILTRVTLPGAIFLAFIAVLPDILIYRGGLPFRFGGTGLLIIVGVMLDTLQQIETHLLMRHYDGFMKKGKLRGRR, from the coding sequence ATGCTAAAGAAGTTTCAGGATATATTCAGTATTCCGGAGCTTAAGAAACGGATCCTTTTTACGATCGGATTGCTGATCATCTACAGGATCGGTGGCCATATCACCGCTCCAGGCGTAAATCCGCTTGCCCTGAAAGCGTTTTTTCAGACACAGTCGGGTACGATCTTTGCGCTGTACGATCTTTTCGCCGGCGGTAACCTCAGCCGTGCGACGATCTTTGCGCTTGGTATCATGCCGTACATCAGCGCTTCGATTATTATACAGCTTCTCCAGGCGGTCATCCCTTATTTCGAGAAACTGGCGAAAGAGGGAGAAGAGGGGCGCAAGAAGATCACACAGTACACCCGTTATGGAACGGTGGGACTTGCGATCATTCAGTCGTTCGGTATAGCCATCTTCCTGCAGAATCTTAATGTAGGCGGAGCTCCAGTAGTGACAATGGCGAACCTTCCGTTCAAGCTCCTTACCATGATCACGCTGACAGCCGGTACGATCTTCGTCATGTGGCTGGGAGAGCAGATATCGGAGAGAGGTATCGGAAACGGTATTTCGCTGATTATCATGGTCGGTATCCTCGCTCGCTACCCGACGGATTTCCTCAACACCTGGCGCGCTATAAGCCTTGGCAATATGACACCTTTCAGGATGATATTTTTTGCCGCGATAATGGTGATGGTGGTAGCCTCGGTCATTCTGATAACTCAGGGGCAGAGAAGGATCCCTGTACAATACGCAAAAAGGATAGTCGGCCGCAGGGTTTACGGGGGCCGGTCTCAGTATATCCCGCTCAGGGTCAATACAGCCGGTGTCATCCCGATCATCTTTGCGCAGTCGATCCTTATGTTCCCCACGACGATAGCTTCTTTTTTCAACGTGGGATTTCTTGAGGGCATTCAGCAGTGGCTGGCTCCCTCGTCGTGGCTGTATGTGACAATTTATTCACTGATAATCATATTCTTCACTTACTTCTACACGGCTATCATCCTCAACCCCGTAGATCTTGCTGATAACATGCAGAAGTACGGTGGGTTCATTCCCGGGATAAGACCTGGTAAAAGGACGAGTGACTATATTGACAGGATCCTCACGAGGGTCACTTTGCCGGGAGCTATCTTCCTGGCATTTATCGCGGTACTTCCGGATATCCTGATCTATCGAGGCGGTCTGCCGTTCAGGTTCGGTGGTACGGGACTCCTCATCATCGTCGGGGTCATGCTCGATACGCTCCAGCAGATCGAGACTCACCTGTTGATGAGGCATTATGACGGATTCATGAAGAAGGGCAAGCTGCGCGGAAGGCGCTAG
- the map gene encoding type I methionyl aminopeptidase, whose product MIVIKTEPELELMRASARILKETFDEVGKNVRPGVTTGELDAIAEDYIRSHEGIPAFKGYQGFPGTICSSVNEQVVHGIPGPRELEEGDIIGVDMGVIHREFYSDATRTYAVGEVSNEARQLMRVTKEALDLGIDKVRPGNHLSDISHAVQKHAESHGYSVVKVLVGHGIGRRMHEEPQIPNFGPPGQGPILKPGMVLALEPMVNAGASNVLTLEDNWTFVTVDGKLSCHFEDTVAVTDAGPEILTR is encoded by the coding sequence ATGATAGTTATTAAGACCGAGCCGGAACTGGAACTGATGCGCGCGAGCGCCAGGATCTTGAAAGAGACCTTCGATGAGGTCGGGAAGAATGTCCGACCGGGAGTGACGACCGGAGAACTCGATGCGATAGCCGAGGATTATATCCGGTCACACGAAGGGATCCCTGCTTTCAAGGGTTACCAGGGGTTTCCGGGCACGATATGCTCTTCGGTCAATGAGCAGGTGGTTCACGGGATACCGGGACCAAGAGAGCTCGAAGAGGGGGATATCATCGGGGTCGATATGGGAGTGATCCACCGGGAGTTCTACTCCGATGCGACCAGGACATACGCTGTCGGAGAGGTCTCTAACGAGGCCAGGCAGTTGATGAGGGTGACGAAAGAGGCTCTCGACCTGGGTATTGACAAGGTCAGGCCGGGGAACCATCTTTCCGACATATCGCATGCTGTACAGAAGCATGCGGAGAGCCACGGGTACTCGGTTGTAAAGGTACTCGTGGGGCACGGGATCGGCAGAAGGATGCACGAAGAACCGCAGATCCCGAATTTCGGCCCTCCTGGGCAGGGCCCGATCCTCAAGCCGGGGATGGTACTGGCTCTGGAGCCGATGGTGAACGCCGGCGCGAGTAATGTGCTGACGCTCGAGGATAACTGGACCTTTGTTACGGTGGATGGGAAATTATCCTGTCACTTCGAAGATACCGTAGCAGTCACCGATGCGGGACCTGAGATCTTAACGAGGTGA
- the rpmJ gene encoding 50S ribosomal protein L36, whose translation MKVRSSIKKMCPGCKIVRRKGVLRVICKNPKHKQRQG comes from the coding sequence ATGAAAGTAAGAAGCTCAATAAAGAAAATGTGCCCTGGATGCAAGATAGTAAGGCGCAAGGGAGTTCTTCGCGTTATCTGCAAGAACCCCAAGCACAAGCAGCGTCAGGGTTAG
- the rpsD gene encoding 30S ribosomal protein S4, with the protein MARYTGPVCKLCRREGTKLFLKGDRCHSDRCAIEKRNYPPGEHGRSRFSRRSNYRVQLREKQKLRRMYQVLERQFRNYFKRAAKMKGVTGENLLRLLEGRLDNMVFRMGFAPSRATARQLILHNHFEVNGRKVNIPSFKVTPGDRVSLREKSRNLLVTEEALKAYGSRGTVPYISVDVSKKEGTYIEEPTRDVIPVPIEMNLIVELYSK; encoded by the coding sequence ATGGCAAGATATACGGGTCCCGTTTGCAAACTATGCAGACGTGAAGGAACAAAACTGTTCCTCAAGGGGGACCGCTGTCATTCTGACCGATGTGCTATAGAGAAGAGGAATTATCCTCCAGGCGAGCACGGAAGGTCAAGGTTCAGCAGAAGAAGCAATTATCGCGTGCAGCTGAGAGAGAAACAGAAGTTGCGTCGTATGTATCAGGTGCTCGAACGCCAGTTCCGCAATTATTTCAAGAGAGCGGCGAAGATGAAGGGCGTAACGGGTGAGAACCTGCTCAGGCTCCTCGAAGGCAGACTGGATAACATGGTCTTCAGGATGGGATTTGCTCCCTCGCGCGCAACGGCGAGACAGCTGATCCTTCATAACCATTTCGAGGTCAATGGCAGAAAAGTGAACATTCCCTCTTTCAAAGTCACTCCGGGAGACCGGGTTAGCCTCAGAGAGAAGAGCAGGAATCTGCTCGTAACAGAAGAAGCTCTCAAGGCCTATGGCAGCAGAGGAACGGTTCCTTATATATCTGTTGATGTAAGTAAGAAGGAAGGCACATATATCGAGGAACCGACGAGGGACGTTATCCCGGTTCCGATCGAAATGAACCTTATTGTGGAGCTTTACTCCAAGTAA
- the rplQ gene encoding 50S ribosomal protein L17 produces MRHNHGYRKLNKTASHRKAMLRNMVTSLFDKERITTTTAKAKEARRVADRMITFAKKGDLASRRHVAKTVQNPKILKKLFEDIGPRFESRPGGYTRVMKLGERKGDNADTSILELVGEKDKPRGKKKKPMKTYHKVDIPGDPVEAANKAAKEAEEKAAVEAKAAAEAEKKAEEEAAAAAAEAEKAEAGSEETAEGDTDEGKAAAGDETKKK; encoded by the coding sequence ATGCGGCATAATCATGGATACAGGAAGCTCAACAAGACCGCCTCACACCGAAAGGCTATGCTGCGGAACATGGTTACTTCCCTGTTCGACAAGGAAAGAATAACTACCACAACGGCAAAGGCCAAAGAGGCAAGGCGTGTAGCCGATCGGATGATAACCTTCGCAAAAAAAGGTGATCTTGCTTCGAGACGTCATGTTGCGAAGACAGTTCAGAATCCGAAGATACTAAAGAAGCTCTTCGAAGACATCGGTCCGAGATTCGAAAGCAGGCCGGGCGGATACACAAGAGTAATGAAGCTCGGCGAGCGCAAGGGTGACAATGCCGATACGTCGATTCTCGAACTGGTCGGTGAGAAAGATAAGCCACGCGGCAAGAAAAAGAAGCCGATGAAAACATATCACAAGGTCGATATCCCAGGTGATCCTGTCGAAGCGGCGAATAAGGCTGCAAAGGAAGCTGAGGAGAAAGCCGCGGTAGAGGCGAAAGCTGCCGCTGAAGCGGAAAAGAAGGCTGAAGAGGAAGCCGCCGCTGCCGCAGCTGAAGCAGAGAAGGCTGAAGCCGGGTCAGAAGAAACGGCCGAAGGCGATACCGATGAAGGTAAAGCTGCTGCCGGGGACGAGACGAAGAAGAAGTAG
- a CDS encoding AEC family transporter, which produces MAVIATVILPVFFVVTLGYLARKYGKLDERVLSRVQMYILTPALIFMTMAGSNADNGLIMKVLLHVTLLSILLYIAAQLYGVLRKVDSIERNAISMSALFTNSGFYGIPVCMLAFGEQGVVFASIYVVCSSAIQATAGVYIASAGNRKPLEALATVFKVPLVYAIIFGRLLSQTGMLPPEPFMKMIRLLGQAAIPLGLLLLGMQLQKIISGRISGRKTTKDVPSGETKKFDEVDVRITGRPNGAVLNGVAAGMIKIVGGFFFGLILLRLFEFDPILRNVILIESAMPTAVNAVVFATEFDCRPRLVTIAILTSTLVSIVSISLILNWLG; this is translated from the coding sequence ATGGCGGTAATCGCAACTGTCATCCTTCCTGTTTTCTTTGTCGTGACTCTAGGATATCTGGCTCGGAAATACGGGAAGCTGGATGAGCGTGTCCTGTCCCGGGTACAGATGTATATTCTGACCCCTGCCCTGATATTTATGACAATGGCCGGGTCGAATGCCGATAACGGGCTGATCATGAAGGTCTTGCTCCACGTGACACTTCTTTCGATCCTGCTTTATATAGCGGCGCAATTATACGGCGTGCTGAGAAAAGTCGATTCCATAGAACGAAACGCTATCTCCATGTCGGCGCTTTTCACGAACAGCGGGTTTTACGGAATTCCCGTCTGCATGCTTGCCTTCGGCGAGCAGGGGGTGGTCTTCGCATCGATCTACGTAGTCTGTTCTTCGGCTATACAGGCGACGGCGGGCGTCTATATTGCCAGCGCGGGAAACAGGAAACCGCTGGAAGCCCTCGCGACCGTCTTCAAGGTGCCTCTTGTCTACGCGATTATATTCGGCAGGCTTCTCTCTCAGACCGGCATGCTTCCTCCCGAACCGTTCATGAAGATGATCAGGCTTTTGGGTCAGGCTGCGATCCCGCTGGGTCTGCTCCTTCTCGGTATGCAACTGCAGAAGATAATCTCCGGACGGATATCTGGAAGGAAAACCACAAAGGATGTCCCTTCAGGTGAGACAAAGAAATTTGATGAAGTCGATGTTCGAATTACTGGAAGGCCTAACGGCGCGGTACTCAATGGAGTGGCCGCCGGGATGATCAAGATCGTGGGCGGGTTCTTTTTCGGATTGATCCTCTTGAGATTATTCGAGTTTGATCCCATTTTAAGAAATGTGATCCTGATCGAATCGGCAATGCCTACCGCGGTGAACGCCGTTGTATTCGCGACCGAGTTCGACTGCAGACCCAGGCTGGTCACTATCGCGATCCTTACATCGACTCTGGTCAGCATCGTCAGTATATCATTGATATTGAACTGGCTTGGATGA
- a CDS encoding (Fe-S)-binding protein, which produces MTGSQMIEKDRKDITRDLLLCNRCGGCRSVCPVYDVIREEWGGSRGKVEVAEAFFRGEEIADRELLRVFDLCLHCMACEESCPSGMRADEIVLAVRTEMAKRGLMPWAKKVVLKLLGSMDSVAFRIMRAFGISRKGRLQGYGTRSPVGFLYPLLGWSSKRSFPLPRAKAFLGNNPELFPATKLDGILPEESGADEILLSAVRAARARNIEKKTRVLYFIGDSINHFFPEEAESVVWVLNLIGIDVIVPVDQACCGAPFFYSGDIDSARKAAVDVVECLSAHEYKWIITSCSSGGKMLKSEYPRLFDLNDDGFFKVEWDEKSEVFYRNDDAPGSIRPQAEKLRRAGEGYLEKVEGKVRDINELLAIELIDKHNTDSEGREKDAGKLPVVTYHHPCHLGRGQGVKRQPEALLELLPGYRYVEMPDADRCCGGGGFFTFVHDDISSKVGSVKADAIAAVQPDVVATACPVCRIQLMDIISRRAEGNVESQMPLKSGISVTSPPELLASELHRIIAG; this is translated from the coding sequence ATGACGGGTTCGCAGATGATTGAAAAGGACAGAAAAGATATCACCAGGGATCTTCTGCTGTGTAATCGTTGCGGAGGGTGCAGGTCGGTCTGCCCTGTCTACGATGTGATCCGGGAGGAATGGGGAGGATCCAGGGGGAAGGTAGAAGTGGCGGAGGCTTTCTTCAGGGGAGAGGAGATCGCCGACAGGGAATTATTGAGAGTCTTCGATCTATGCCTTCACTGCATGGCCTGTGAGGAGAGTTGTCCATCGGGGATGAGAGCTGACGAGATCGTACTCGCTGTTCGCACAGAAATGGCGAAGAGAGGGCTAATGCCCTGGGCGAAGAAGGTTGTTCTTAAATTACTCGGTTCAATGGATTCAGTCGCTTTCAGGATAATGAGAGCGTTCGGAATATCAAGAAAGGGAAGGCTGCAAGGGTATGGTACGAGAAGTCCTGTTGGATTCCTCTATCCTCTCCTTGGGTGGTCCTCAAAGAGATCGTTTCCCCTTCCGCGGGCGAAGGCGTTTCTCGGAAACAACCCGGAACTCTTTCCAGCGACGAAGCTCGATGGTATTCTGCCTGAGGAATCAGGAGCGGATGAAATTCTCCTGTCAGCAGTCAGGGCGGCGAGGGCCCGGAACATCGAGAAGAAGACCCGGGTCCTGTATTTCATCGGGGACAGCATAAATCATTTTTTCCCGGAAGAGGCTGAATCGGTCGTATGGGTGCTGAACCTGATCGGGATCGATGTAATTGTTCCTGTCGACCAGGCGTGTTGCGGAGCCCCCTTCTTCTATTCGGGCGATATCGATTCGGCGAGGAAGGCCGCCGTAGATGTGGTCGAGTGTCTTTCGGCTCATGAATACAAGTGGATCATCACTTCCTGTTCGTCAGGGGGAAAGATGCTGAAGAGCGAATACCCCAGGCTTTTCGACCTCAATGATGACGGCTTCTTTAAGGTGGAGTGGGATGAAAAGAGCGAGGTCTTTTACAGGAATGATGACGCTCCGGGTTCGATCAGGCCCCAGGCGGAGAAACTGCGAAGGGCCGGAGAAGGCTATCTGGAAAAAGTCGAGGGAAAAGTCCGTGACATAAACGAACTTCTGGCAATAGAACTTATTGATAAACACAACACGGACAGTGAGGGTCGGGAAAAGGATGCTGGAAAATTGCCTGTGGTCACCTATCATCATCCATGCCATCTCGGGAGGGGGCAGGGAGTCAAACGTCAGCCTGAAGCTCTTCTCGAATTGCTTCCGGGGTATCGGTATGTGGAGATGCCCGACGCGGACAGATGTTGTGGAGGTGGCGGATTCTTTACCTTCGTGCATGATGATATTTCCAGCAAGGTCGGCAGTGTAAAGGCTGATGCGATCGCTGCGGTCCAGCCAGATGTCGTGGCCACCGCCTGCCCGGTCTGCAGGATACAGTTGATGGACATTATCAGCAGGAGGGCAGAAGGGAACGTTGAATCTCAAATGCCACTTAAATCAGGGATCTCGGTGACATCTCCGCCCGAGCTTCTCGCTTCAGAACTCCATAGGATAATAGCCGGTTAA
- a CDS encoding adenylate kinase, with protein sequence MAGKHIIILGPPGSGKGTQAVRIADQLSLRHLSTGDLLREAVTGGKDLGLKAKTFMDRGLLVPDELMLGLVQEQLGGEEGGWILDGFPRTLPQAEALSAMLEGNGVIVDHILSIDVDPQVVVKRVSGRRVCEDCKAVYNIETLEKGEDTLCEKCGGKLIKRADDEEATILRRFEVYKDKTEPVLDYYKSRVDGIVAVDGSKKIDEITAEIIRALQ encoded by the coding sequence TTGGCTGGTAAACATATAATCATTCTTGGTCCTCCGGGGTCCGGCAAGGGAACGCAGGCTGTGCGGATAGCGGATCAACTTTCCCTGAGACATCTTTCAACGGGAGACCTCCTGAGGGAAGCTGTGACCGGCGGAAAAGATCTCGGGCTGAAGGCGAAGACATTCATGGACCGCGGGCTTCTCGTTCCGGATGAGCTTATGCTCGGTCTGGTACAGGAACAGCTCGGAGGCGAAGAGGGTGGATGGATACTGGATGGTTTTCCAAGGACGCTGCCGCAGGCGGAGGCTCTCAGCGCGATGCTCGAGGGTAATGGAGTGATCGTCGACCACATCCTGTCGATCGATGTCGATCCACAGGTGGTCGTGAAGCGTGTAAGCGGCAGGCGGGTCTGTGAGGACTGCAAGGCTGTCTACAACATCGAGACCCTGGAGAAGGGTGAAGATACGCTCTGCGAGAAATGTGGCGGAAAGCTGATCAAGAGAGCCGATGACGAGGAAGCGACAATCCTGAGACGCTTCGAGGTCTACAAGGACAAGACTGAGCCGGTCCTGGATTATTATAAAAGCAGGGTCGATGGCATAGTGGCCGTTGATGGATCGAAGAAGATAGACGAGATTACAGCGGAGATAATCCGCGCTTTGCAATGA
- the rpsK gene encoding 30S ribosomal protein S11: MARPQRSKKKKIKNVDAYGVAHIKSTFNNTIISITDREGAVISWCSPGKLGYKGSRKSTPFAAQQAAQTVAREVMALGMKKVEAWIKGPGPGREAAIRSLRAAGLDVSSIKDCTPIPHNGVRLKKRRRM; this comes from the coding sequence TTGGCCCGTCCACAGAGGTCGAAGAAGAAAAAGATCAAGAATGTTGATGCGTATGGCGTAGCCCATATTAAATCTACTTTCAATAATACGATCATTTCTATCACCGACCGTGAAGGAGCCGTTATTTCCTGGTGCAGTCCTGGAAAGCTCGGCTACAAGGGCTCTCGCAAGAGCACGCCGTTCGCCGCACAGCAGGCAGCCCAGACCGTTGCTCGCGAAGTGATGGCACTGGGTATGAAAAAGGTAGAAGCATGGATCAAGGGTCCCGGCCCGGGCAGAGAAGCGGCCATCCGTTCACTCCGTGCCGCCGGTCTTGATGTATCAAGCATAAAGGACTGTACACCGATTCCACACAACGGTGTAAGGTTGAAAAAACGCAGAAGAATGTAG
- the rplO gene encoding 50S ribosomal protein L15, whose translation MKLNEISPAAGAVKKRKRIGCGPGSGHGKTSCKGHKGQNCRSGGGVPPWFEGGQMPLQRRLPKRGFHNIFRTANQVVNVGSLSQFEKGTKINRGVLVEAGLVKKASLPVKILGQGELKVALDVEVDGVSRSAAKTIIDAGGSVSLVSGKKIPELDKEEQK comes from the coding sequence ATGAAGCTTAACGAGATCAGCCCGGCAGCGGGAGCTGTCAAAAAGAGAAAAAGGATCGGTTGCGGTCCCGGGTCGGGGCATGGAAAGACCTCCTGTAAGGGCCATAAGGGCCAGAACTGCCGTAGTGGTGGTGGCGTCCCACCCTGGTTCGAGGGCGGGCAGATGCCACTCCAGAGGAGGCTCCCGAAGAGAGGGTTTCACAATATCTTCAGAACTGCTAACCAGGTTGTCAATGTTGGTAGCCTTTCGCAGTTTGAAAAAGGTACGAAAATCAATCGTGGTGTCCTGGTTGAAGCCGGACTCGTCAAGAAGGCTTCTCTTCCCGTCAAGATTCTTGGGCAGGGAGAGTTGAAAGTCGCTCTGGACGTCGAAGTAGACGGCGTGAGCAGATCCGCGGCGAAGACAATTATCGACGCGGGTGGTAGTGTCAGTCTCGTTTCAGGCAAGAAGATACCCGAGCTTGATAAAGAGGAGCAGAAATAA
- the rpsM gene encoding 30S ribosomal protein S13, producing MARIVGVDIPDNKHVEIALTYIFGLGRTSARKILEKAEVPCNIKTRDLTEDQKVKIRDIIEDEYNTEGSLRTEITMNIKRLMDIGSYRGIRHRHGLPVHGQRTHTNARTRKGPRNRPGSKRKK from the coding sequence GTGGCGCGTATAGTCGGAGTCGATATACCCGACAACAAGCATGTCGAGATCGCTTTGACCTATATCTTCGGATTGGGTCGCACGAGTGCTCGAAAGATACTCGAAAAGGCGGAAGTGCCCTGTAATATCAAGACGAGGGACCTGACAGAGGACCAGAAAGTCAAGATCAGGGATATAATCGAAGACGAATATAATACCGAGGGTTCACTTCGCACGGAAATCACGATGAACATCAAACGATTGATGGATATCGGGTCTTATCGTGGTATCAGACACAGACACGGTCTTCCGGTTCACGGGCAGCGTACGCATACTAATGCTCGTACGAGGAAAGGACCGCGCAACCGTCCGGGTTCGAAGAGGAAAAAGTAA